The nucleotide sequence TCACTGCACACACCCACACAATTTTCCCAAGAAATATTGTTTCCCGTGATGTAAGAGTTtaccgatttaaaaatttcttcacCCGTAGTTCTTTGTAGTTCCTTGCAAAAAAGAAAGTCGTCAACTActtcatttttgtattcatATTTTGCCAAACAAATTAGTTGTGCAACATTTTGGCAATCCGTAGATTCATCCAATTGAAgactaaaaaatttactttttcgaattctcattataatttcgttttccacattttctgccatttcaaatattctgcGGCTAACTGTTGTATCCGAGAGTGGtatttgagatatttgttGCATTTCCTTTTCGCCAAACATAATGGCTGCTATATCTTGGGCTGCTGGAGCAATTAAGTCTTCAGCAATTGTGTACGGTTTGCCAGATTTTGCTATACGATAGCTCATTATTTCATCCACCTTGCGACCCCGAAAAAACTTTTCTCGACCCCATTGTGGGTCGCGACCCATAGTTTGAATAGCACTGCTTTAGAGTATATACTGGTGTCTACAACATGGTTGATGTACAGGTTGGGCAAATTATTATAGGATACCTTagaaagtataaaaaatacgaaaaaagtagatGCCATATCCtgttcttttgtttttaagttgtagccaaaaagtcaattttttgtgatttcaaaaaatgctcatattttgtttatttttgaaattagagaaatatTGCCATATCTATTAAGTAGGATATATTGCCAttgaacaattttaaacatactTGATACAATacacaaagttgtattgttttaaatacaaactatagtttattaattagttaattattaatctttaatacctaataataataacaatattattaattgataCAAAATCGCCACACTAGCATAGTACAAGTCAACAAAAAAAGGTATTCAAAAGAAagatatatacagtgtgtcccaggatagatgttacaataGGTATAATgacctaaaaatttttgaattttattttaagggtGGGGAATTAAGCTCTGCTTGGTGtggagagaattttaagtatattttcatgttttgaaaatcaagTCTGGCTTGACAGTGAAGCGAAAACTATTGTTAGTTCAGGTAAAGTAAGctttcaaaacaaaatttcattaagaaaagttgttcagaatgaaaaattatgacactatgcaaaatttcagaaacatCTACCTACATTGATTACACCACCatattttagattagatcagGGTGAAGAAAAgcaacaatgaaaaatgtcataaaaaatgtattatccCTCAGTTTTAGTTCACATTTCAACTACTCTTGCATTATGTTAACATTAGAACAGAAATTTTATGTCGTGCAGTGTTATGGGCTTGGGCaaagtacagggtgtccaaatttcgatgggtttgcagggtatctcagttattatgaaagatagaaagttgcgactttcgcgaacctgagctacttttttgtgaaacttacaaaggcgcaaaccaaattttcataaccctattcgtttttgatatatagggagtgtttgaaatttacgattttaagacacctcctgtatctcggctatccggaaacttagtaaaaaagtaagaacgggttctaatagattttttcacgtggaatccaatggtgcacgtagaatttttctagtcatcacggtttttgagttataaacaccaCTCAAATACTgcatactcaacttctaaaatacttaactctttataactcaaaaaccgtgatgactagaaaaattctacgtgcaccattggattctacgtgaaaaaatctattaaaacccgtttttacgtttccggatgcacaaaaaagtagctcaggttcgcgaaagccgcaactttctatctttcataataactgagataccctgcaaacccatcgaaatttggacacctgtacaCTAAGAGCAGTGGTGCAGCAGTTTAGCGAGAGATTTCCTAATACCAATCTTACACGTATGACTGTTACGCGAATAGTTAAGAGATTTCTTACTTCGGGAAGCGTTGTTAACGTTAAGACAGAGAAAAAGAAGTATaacgataataaaaaattagctTTAGAGAATTTAGGCATTGTATAGAAAAGTGTGCAACAAAAGGTGGATGTTATGTTGAATAAACGACAGTTATGTTTACGTTAgactttttataaataaaataaagttatacaatatttatgttatttaaactaaaatgtgaTGGTTCAACCAAAGTAGATAGATCCTTCAGAAATTTGGTATAGGAccataatttctcattttgaacaaattttttttaatcaaatttttccgtatcatgaacaaaaaggttactttacccaaattaaaaatagtttttgattCACTGTTAAGGCCGACtctgttttcaaaatatgaaaatattcttaaaattct is from Onthophagus taurus isolate NC chromosome 8, IU_Otau_3.0, whole genome shotgun sequence and encodes:
- the LOC139431027 gene encoding zinc finger BED domain-containing protein 5-like, coding for MGRDPQWGREKFFRGRKVDEIMSYRIAKSGKPYTIAEDLIAPAAQDIAAIMFGEKEMQQISQIPLSDTTVSRRIFEMAENVENEIIMRIRKSKFFSLQLDESTDCQNVAQLICLAKYEYKNEVVDDFLFCKELQRTTGEEIFKSVNSYITGNNISWENCVGVCSDGARAMVGKHSELLARIKEVSPNVTWVHCMIHREAVVSKNMPPNLMSVLDTGVKIINFIKACPLNSRIFAHICKEMGSEHQHLLLHTEVRWLLRGRVLTRLFELKEEVFVFLNDNDRQKIYKLFNR